The sequence GGACTACACCGTCCCCCGCATCGAGACCGCCAGGGCCGCCGCCCAGCCGGTGGCCGAGGAGGCGGCGGCCCGCAGCGCCGCCGCTGTCGCCGCCCTGCGCGGGCAGGTCACGGCGAAGCAGATCCGCAAGCTGGCCCGGAAGCACGAGCGGCGGGCCAGGGCCGGCAAGGCGTTCAAGGGCCTGGCCGTGACCGGCATCCTCGTGGGTGCCGGCTACGCGGTGTGGCGCTGGTGGGACAAGCAGGCCAACCCCGAGTGGCTGGTCGAGCCGCCGGCCCCCACCGAGGTCGACGACCGCGCCCCGCTGTCCTCCGTCGACGGCAGCCCGAACGCGTCGACGATCCTGGACCCCGAGGTCGAGGCCAAGCAGGCCGACGCCGAAGCGGGCGAGGACGGTCCGGACGTCCTGGGCGGCACGGACCGGGACGACCGCCCCTGATCCGTACCGGCCGGAAGGCACGACGGACACCGCCGCACAGCACGCGCGCCGGGACGGGCGCCGGAGGACCACAAGGTCTCCCGGCGCCCGTTCGTCCTATCGTTCTCCCGCTCTCCCTGGGGGCCCGGCCGCGGGCGCGGCGGGCAGGGCGACGGTAGGAGCGGAACGATGAAGACCCTTTGAAGAACCTGTCCGGCAGCCGTGCGGTCCGGCCCAGGCATATGCAAAGAGGTCCCCTGATCCGCGTTTCCGCAGTTCAGGGGACCTCTTGATGTGGAGCCTAGGAGATTCGAACTCCTGACATCTGCCTTGCAAAGGCAGCGCTCTACCAACTGAGCTAAGGCCCCGACAGCACGCAGCTCCGAACGCCTCGACGTTCGGGCCACCGCCGCAGAACAGAGTACCGGCTCACCCCCGTGTTCCTGCAAAAATACGGGGACTCCCGGTGCGCGACCACGCTCCGTAAGATGCTGGTCGAGGTTCGCAGCAGCGAAGCCGATGCGAAGGGGAGACGCAATGGATGCAGCGCAGCAAGAGGCGACGGCCAGAGCCAGAGACCTTCAGCGCAGTTGGTACGGAGAGCCGTTGGGGGCGCTCTTCCGCCGTCTGATCGACGATCTCGGTCTCAACCAGGCCCGGCTCGCCGCGGCACTCGGACTGTCCGCTCCCATGCTCTCCCAGCTCATGAGCGGTCAGCGCGCGAAGATCGGCAACCCGGCGGTCGTCCAGCGCGTCCAGGCACTCCAGGAACTCGCCGGTCAGGTCGCCGACGGCAGCGTCAGCGCCGGGGAGGCCACGGACCGCATGGAGGAGATCAAGAAGTCCCAGGGCGGCTCGGTGCTCTCGGGCACCGGCCAGACCACCTCCAGCGGTGGGGCACCCACCGTGCGCCGCGTGGTCCGGGAGATCCAGTCGCTGCTGCGCTCGGTCGCGGCCGCCGGTGACATCATCGATGCGGCGGACTCCCTCGCCCCGACGCACCCGGAACTGGCAGAGTTCCTCAAGGTGTACGGGGCGGGGCGCACCGCGGAAGCGGTCGCGCACTACGAGAGCCACCAGAGCTAGGTTCCCGCGCGATACGGGGGAACGGGCCGAAACAGGAACGGGGAGCGAGCGCAGCGCCATGGGTGAGGTCTTCGCCGGACGGTACGAACTGGTCGATCCGATCGGACGCGGTGGGGTCGGTGCCGTGTGGCGCGCCTGGGACCACCGGCGCCGCCGCTATGTGGCGGCCAAGGTCCTGCAGCAGAGCGACGCGCACACGCTGCTCCGCTTCGTCCGCGAACAGGCGCTGCGCATCGAGCATCCCCATGTGCTGGCGCCGGCCAGCTGGGCCGCCGACGACGACCAGGTGCTGTTCACCATGGACCTCGTCAGCGGCGGCTCGCTGGCCCATGTCATCGGCGACTACGGCCCGTTGCCCCCTCGGTTCGTCTGCACCCTGCTCGACCAGCTGCTGTCCGGCCTCTCGACGGTGCACGCCGAGGGTGTCGTGCACCGGGACATCAAACCCGCCAACATCCTTATGGAAGCGACCGGCCGGGGCCGGCCGCACCTGCGCCTGTCCGACTTCGGCATCTCCATGCGCAAGGGCGAGCCCCGTCTCACCGAGACGAACTACGTGGTGGGGACGCTGGGTTACTTCGCGCCCGAGCAGATGATGGGAGCGGAACCGGACTTCCCCGCCGACCTCTTCGCCGTCGGCCTGGTCGCCCTCTATCTGCTCCAGGGCACCAAGCCCGACTCCCAGGACCTCATCGAGAACTTCGCCGCGCACGGTACGCCGAGCGCCCCCGACGGCGTCCCGGAGCCGTTGTGGCAGGTCATCGCGGGGCTCCTGCAGCCGGACCCGCAGGACCGTTTCCGTACCGCCACGGGGGCGCGCAAGGCCCTGAACGCCGCCGTGGAGATGCTGCCCGAACCCTCGCACGACGAGGAGCCGGTGGAGGTCTTCGACCAGATCGGCCCGCTGCCCGAGGGCTTCGGCCCCGACGGGCCGGAGCGGTCGGGCCGGACGCCGGGGCCGCACACGCCGGACCCCCGGCCCACCGGTCAGCAGGCCCCGTCCCAGGCGTCCCCGGTCATCCCGGCCCCGGAAACCCCGGCTCCCCAGCCCCCTTCGCCCCAGCCCACCGGCCCGCAGCCCGGCGGGCCGTTCGCCCCGCAGCCGGGCGTACAGCAGCCGCAGCCCTACCCGTCCGCGCCCGCGTCCATGTCCGAGACGGGCAGCTTCCACCTTCCGCCTCCCGAGCCGGCCGTTCCCGCGCACCAGGCTCCGCAAACGGCCGCGCCGGCGGCCTCGTACGGCTATCCGGGCCCCGCACCGGCCGGATACGCCGCCCCCTACGCGGACCCGGCGCACGCACCGGCCCCCGGACCGCACGACCAGTCCCTCACCCGCCCCTACACGGCCCCCCAGCAGGGCGCCCCCTTCCAGGGGGTCCAGGGGGTCCAGGGATCGGCTCCCGCCCCGCGCACGCGACCGGGACCGTCCCCGAAGGTGGCGGTCCCGGTCCTGCTGGTGGCGCTGGTCTGCTTCGCCGTGGGCATCTGGGCGCTGACCCAGGTCTGAGGAAGGACGGCCCGGCCCCGGCTACCAGGCCTGGGGCGGGCCTCCGTACGGATACTGACCGCCACCGGTGGGCGCGGCGGGTACGGCGACCGCGCGGCGCCGCGCGATCAGCGTCCAGGCGCCGATCCAGAGCACCAGCACGGCGCCCGCGCCGATCCCGGCCGCCGCGACCAGCTTCATCGTGCCGCTGGTCCTGCCGGCGGCAGCGGCCTGCGCGCCGTTCCGCCCCTCCCGCGCCGCGTCCTTGTCGCCCTGGGTCACGGCGAAGATCCCGGCATCACCCTTGTACGGCGTCTTGGCCGCCTGTCCCTTCACGCTGATCTGGAGCGACAGTGTGATCGGCTTGTCGCCGTACGCCTGCGCGACCTGCGGGCTCAGCGAGACGGAGAGGTAGTACCAGCCGGCGAACCTCATGCCGCCGGTGTCGTCGCTGGGGTCGTACCGGTTCTTGTACGCGACCGGGGGCAGCGGGTCGAGGGAGACGGAGGCAGGCTTTCCCGAATACGACATCGGCGACACCTCGTCGACGTGCCCCAGGACGGGATTCTCCAGTGACATCGCCAGCGCACTGCTGACGTACGCGTTCTTCGCGGACGTGCTGTTGCTCAGCCCGGCCGTGGCGAAGAGCTGCTGCCCCCAGTCCACCGGGACCCGGTAGAAGAGGGTCTGGCCGGGCTCGATCCGGTCCTTCCACTCGCCGGTCTCCAAGCTCGTGGCGTCGTAGTAACCGGCGCCCCCGTGCCGGGTGTTGTCCGTGGCCGCGGCCGGCGGAGGCGGCGACGAGGACGGCCAGGACGACGGGGCCGAGGTCGGGGCGGACGAGGGGTCCGCGAGCTGCGGCTCGGAGACGTAACGCAGCTCCAGGTCCCACTCCCCCCGGTCGGACGTCTCCTTGCTCTCCCGCTCGACGAGCACGTAGTACGTGCCGGCCTCCTTGCAGCTGCCGTCCTTGTCGACGCGCCGGGAGGCGTAGGCGGCGATGGGACGCGGGTACTGCGCGGACCCGAAGACGGCGTCCTGCGAACTGCACTGGTCGTCCGAGCTGTCCCGGACGCTGATCGTGATGCCGTCCCCGTACGCCACCTTGCTGCCGGCCTTCGGCACGACGACGGCGGAGACATAGGCGTTCGTCTTCGCGTCCAGGTTCAGCCGGTAGTAGAGCTTCTGCTCGCCCGAGATCCTGCTCCTGTAGACGGTGTCCGGCTTCAGCGCCACCGCGTCGGCGCTGACCTCCTCGCCGGTGACCGACCGGGCGTCCGGATCGAAGGTGTACGTGCCGCCCTCGCCCGCCGCGTACGCCTGTCCGGGCAGCGCCGCCACCGCGAACACCGCCGCCACCGCCGCCAGCGCCCTCCGCATCCTGCTGCGCCGCCTCATCACGCGCTTCCCCTCGTCATCCGTGCGGCTGCCCCGCGGCGACCGCGTACATATACGAACACGGCCAGGACCACGGCCATGGCGGCAGCCCCCGCGCCCGCGGCCGCAACGACGGCCCATCCTGCCCCTCCCGCATCACCGCTGTCTGCGGAGGCGGCGGAATCGCCCCGATTGTCCGCACCGTCGGCGTTCCCGCCCGGCTTCTCCGCGACCGTCGGGGCGTCGTCTCCCGGACCGGTGCGTTCCTCGCCCAGCACCGCCACCCGCAGGACCACCCCGATCTCCGGGTTCTCCGCGATCTCCGCGGCGCCTGCGCCCAGGGTCACCGAGATGTAGAAATCGCCCCCGACGTGCACCGGCTGGACCTCGGAGCGGTTCTCGTAGCGGTTGGTCCAGGCGACGGGAACCCCACCCATCCGGACCGCCGCGGGCCTGCCGTCATACATCGTGCTCGCCCGGAACTCACCGCCCTCGCCGAGCGGATGGCGGGCCGGTGTGTAGAGCCGGCTGGCACCGTACGAGTACGTTCCCCCGGGCCGGTCCACCGTGGGCTCGTTCGCGAACTCCACGTCGTACACCACCTGCTGGCCCCAGCCCGCCGGCACCTTGTACCAGAGCGTCTGCGACGGCAGGATCCGGTCGCGCCACACGCCCCGGCCGAGTTCCCGCGCGTCGTTGAAGCCGGTGCCGCCGCGCACCTCGCGCGGATCGCCGGTGGGCAGCGTGGCGCTCCCGCCCTCGCCGTACTCCGCCTGTGACTGCGCGGGCGTCACGCCGTCCGCCAGGGGCTTCTCGACCCCGTACACGAGCTCCAGGGGCCAACGCGCCGCGTCCGAGCCCTTCTTGCTCGCCCGCTCCACCACGAGCCGGTAGCGGCCCGCACCGTCGCAGTCGCGGCCACCGTCCGGCGAGGGGACACGGGCGACGGCGGCCGTCAGCGGCACCGCACCCTCCCTCTGCAGGAAGCGCTCGGTGTTCGCCGCGCAGTACCCGTGCTCGGAGTGCTCGATCCTGGTGGTCAGCGCGTCGAACGCATCGACGGCCGCCCCCGGTTGCGGGACCGCGGTCGCGGCGAAGTCCGCCGTGGAAGCATCGTCGAGATCCACCGCGTAGTACCGCTTCTCGCCCGGCCCGATGGTGTCCAGGTACTGCCCGGGAGCGAGCACGGGTGCCCGGTCGGCCGTGGCCGCGCCCGCCACCCGACGGCCCTTCAGCCGGTAGCCGTCCGCGGAGAGCTGGGCCGCGCGCTGGAGCTGACGGGCCAGCGCATCGGCGTCCGGTGCGTCGTAGTAGCGGCCGTTGCCCGCGTGCGCGATGCACTCCAACTGTTCGCGGGCGGGGCCCTTCACCTGGAAGCCGACGGTGTCGATCCGCAGCCCGAGCCCTTCCCTGCCGAGCTGTTCCGCAACCTCGCAGGGCGCCGGCGCACCGCAGTTGTCCTCGCCGTCCGAGACCAGCAGGATCGTGCGTGTGCCGATGGCGCCGCCCGCCGGCTCCGGCAGGTCGTCGGCCGCCCTGCGCAGCGAGAGCCCGATGGGGGTGTCGCCCCGGGGCCGCACCCCCGCGACCGCTCGCTTCAGCGCGTCCCGGTCGAGCTCGCGCACCGGCTGGACGAGCCGGGTGTCCGTGCAGCCGCGCGGCCGGTCGGCGCCGTAGACCCGCAGCCCGGTCGGATGCCCGTCCGGCAGCCCGTCGACCACGGTGGAGACGGCCGCGCGGGCGCTCTCCATCCGGGTGCGCCCGGTGCCGTCGTCGTCCCCCATGGAACCGGAGGAGTCGAGCACCATGACCAGACTGCTGTTACCGCCCGACCGTCCGGCCGCCGGTGCCCCCTGTGCGTCCGGCGTCACCGCCGGGGCCGGCAGCACGCCCGCCACCAGGGCGAACAGCGCCCCGCCGATCAATGTCCCCGCCCGCACACCGCCGCGGTGATGGCCTGTCCCCACCCGTGCCCCCTCGACCGAACAGCCGTCCTCTTTGCTCAAGCAAGCTATTGATTTGCTTGAGTGAACTCAAGAGCACAGCTGTCACGGTCCCGCAACAGCACGAAGCCCCGGCCGCGTCGGCGACCGGGGCTCGTTCCAGGCTGTTCCGTCTCAGACACCCGAACCTGCGGGCACGGAGTCGGTCGCCTCCGTCCACAGATCCTGCTCGGCGCGATCCGCCTGGATCTGGCGGTACACGAGGAGCCCGCCGATGGCGGCCAGTGCGACCAGGAGAAGCTTCTTCACCGCGCGACCTCGTCTTTCGTTGGCGTAGGGGACTTCTGGCGCCCGACTATACACACCGGCCGATATCGGCCGGTGACCTCCCCGCAACCCAATTGGCGCCTGTGAAGGTGCGATCGGCGCCGCCCTGTGCGTACCCGTTCCTTCGCCCCGCGAGCGGCCCGCCGGGAAGCCGAGGGCGGCCGGTTGAACCATAAGAGTGGTGTTCATCTGAAGATCGGCGCGTGCACGGCGTCGGTCCACGAAATCGCGGGCCGGATCCACATCATCGGAAAGGTAAGCAAACCGGACCACCCGAAAGTGAGGGGCCATGAGCACCTTCAAGGCCAAGAGCATCTGGACCGCCTTCATCACCGCCTTCTTCGCCCTCCTCGCGTCGCTGGGCCTCGCGAGCTCCACCACCGCCGCCGCGGAAACCACGAACACGAACACGGAGCCGGCGGCGACGACCCAGGAGCACGCCCCGGCGGCCCGCGCAACCGCGGCCGGCCCTTCGGTGCGATGGACCCTTCCGCGTGACCGGGCCCTGCCGCCGACGATGAAGCAGCGCATCAGGGCCGAGGCCCACGGCTCCTCACCCGCCACCCGGCATCTGTCGTCCGACGCGAAGAACACCGTGAACACCACCGGAACCGCCCGCACCTCGCACGGCACCACGGCGCAGGACGCCTCGCTCCTCCCACCGTGACAGCGCCGCCGCTGATCCCCTGAGCCCCCGGGCCGGTACACACCGGACGGGGGCTTTCCCGTGCGCCCGCACATCCACACACCCCGAATGAGTAGGTGTACTCACGCCCGGAGAACGGCCGGCCACGAGCATGAGAAGCACACAGCACGACAGAAACGCTTCTTCCGGGGGGAATCCATGCACGCTCGCACTCGCGCCCTGTTCCGTCTGACCTTCGCCAACCCCGTCTCCGCGGTCTACCTGGGGATCGTCGGCGCCTCCGTCGTGTCCGAGGTGCTCGTCGCGACGTTCGGGGACCCCGGCTTCATCGGCATCTGGCCGTTCCTGCTGACCGCCCCGGCCTCCCTGCTGTTCACGATGCTGGGCGTCGACGTCTGGGGCACCACGGAGGTTTCGTACTGGTACGTGACCGGCGGCATCGTCGCCAGTGCCCTGGTCCAGGCATTCGTCCTCGGCGCGCTCACCGAGACACTGCTCGGCCGCCTGCGCCGCACGGCCACGAGATGACGCCCCGTTCCGGGACGACGCCCCGGAACGGCGAAGGCCCCCCACCGTTTCCGGTGAGGGGCCTTCGTGCTGGTGGGGCTAACAGGATTTGAACCTGTGGCCTCATCCTTATCAGGGATGCGCTCTAACCAACTGAGCTATAGCCCCGCCGCGCTTTTCCGTCGCGCTGACTTCTGAAGATTAGCGCACGTCGGGGCCAGTCCCAAAATCGATAGCCGCCGGGCTACTCGTCCTCGGCCAGCGTCAGCTCGACACCGCCCACGAAGCCCGCCGACAGGTTGTAGATGAAGGCGCCCAGCGTCGCCAGCGCGGTGGCGAGGACCACGTCGATCACCGCGATGACCGAGGTGAAGACGAGGACCCTCGGCAGCGAAAGGAACGCCTGCAGGTCGAAGCCGTTGCCCTCGTTGGAACCGGTCGCCTCGCTGATGGTGCCGCCCACGGTGGAGAAGACGCCCATCGCGTCCATCACCATCCACAGGACCGCCGACGCCACCACCGTGCAGATGCCGAGTGCGATGGACAGCAGGAAGCTGACCTTCATCACCGACCACGGATCGGCCTTGGCGACGCGCAGACGCGCCTTGCGGGTACGCGGAGTGGTCCGCGCCCCCGTCCGCGGCTTGCGGGCCGCCTGGGCGGCCCCCATGCCCTGCTGGCCGCCGTAGGTCCGCCCGCCGCCCTGGGTCCCGCCCGGGGGCGAGGGGTAGGCCTGCGGCGGGTGGTACGGGCCCGCCTGGCCCGGTGCGGGTTCCCGCTCTCCGGGCAGCGGCCCGGTCGCGTAACCCTCGTACTGGGGCTGAGGGCCCCGGGTATCCGTCACAGTGCCCCCTTGGGAGTCCGTGGCGGGGCCACGGGCACCGTTACCTCCGGCTCCGGAAGCGGCCGAACCGGCGCCCGTGGCTCCACTCACGCTCTACTCCTCGTGCTCCCCGGTCGAGGACGACGTGTCCTCGACATTGCTGTCGACCGTGCTGCCGGCGGCCGCGTCGGCCGTGGTGGCCTCGGCTGTGGCTGCCGCGGTCGTCCCGCCTTCGGCGTCGGTGTCGACGGAATCGTCGACCTCCGCGGCCTCGCGGCCCGCCTCGGCGTTGCGAGCGATGCCGACGACGGCATCGCGCTTGCCCAGATTGATCAGTTGGACGCCCATGGTGTCACGGCCCGTCTCCCTGACTTCGTTGACTCGCGTACGAATCACACCACCGCCGAGCGTGATGGCGAGGATCTCATCGGTCTCCTCGACCACCAGCGCGCCGACCAGCGAGCCCCGGTCCTCCACGATCTTGGCGGCCTTGATGCCGAGGCCACCGCGGCCCTGGACGCGGTACTCGTCGACCGCGGTCCGCTTCGCGTACCCGCCGTCGGTGGCAGTGAACACGAAAGTACCGGGCCTGACGACATTCATCGAGAGCAGTTCGTCTCCCTCGCGGAAACTCATGCCCTTGACGCCCGAGGTCGCGCGGCCCATCGGGCGCAGCGCGTCGTCCGTAGCGGTGAACCTGATCGACTGGGCCTTCTTGCTGATGAGCAGCAGGTCGTCCTCGGAGGAGACCAGCTCGGCGCCGATCAGCTCGTCGTCGGAGCCGTCCGCCGTCTCGCGCAGGTTGATGGCGATGACACCGCCGGACCGCGGGGAGTCGTAGTCCTTCAGCGCGGTCTTCTTCACCAGGCCGCCCTTGGTGGCCAGGATCAGGTACGGGGCGGCGTCGTAGTCGCGGATCGCCAGGATCTGCGCGATCTGCTCGTCCGGCTGGAAGGCCAGCAGGTTCGCGACGTGCTGGCCGCGCGCGTCCCGTCCGGCGTCCGGCAGCTCGTACGCCTTGGCGCGGTAGACGCGGCCCTTGTTGGTGAAGAACAGCAGCCAGTGGTGGGTCGTCGACACGAAGAAGTGGTCGACGATGTCGTCTTCCTTCAGCTTCGTGCCCCGCACGCCCTTGCCGCCGCGCTTCTGCGAGCGGTAGTCGTCCGTCTTGGTGCGCTTCACATAGCCGCCGCGGGAGATCGTGACGACGATGTCCTCCTCGGCGATCAGGTCCTCGATGGACATGTCACCGTCGAAGGGCACCAGCTTGGAGCGCCGGTCGTCGCCGAACTTGTCGACGATCGCCGCCAGCTCCTCGCTGACGATCTGGCGCTGCCGTGCGGGCGAGGCCAGGATCTCGTTGTACTCGTTGATCTTCGCCTGGAGCTCGTCGTGCTCGGCGGTGATCTTCTGGTGCTCCAGCGCGGCCAGCCGGCGCAGCTGCATCTCCAGGATCGCGTTCGCCTGGATTTCGTCGATCTCCAGCAGGCCCATCAGGCCCTCACGGGCGATCTCGACGGTCTGGCTGCGCCGGATGAGGGCGATGACCTCGTCGATGGCGTTCAGGGCCTTCAGCAGCCCGCGCAGGATGTGCGCGCGCTCCTCGGCCTTGCGCAGCCGGAACTTCGTACGCCGGACGATGACCTCGATCTGGTGCGTCACCCAGTGGCGGATGAACGCGTCGATCGACAGGGTGCGCGGCACCCCGTCCACCAGCGCCAGCATGTTGGCGCCGAAGTTCGACTGCAGGTCGGTGTGCTTGTACAGGTTGTTCAGGACGACCTTGGCGACCGCGTCCCGCTTCAGCACGACGACCAGGCGCTGGCCCGTACGCGAGGAGGTCTCGTCGCGCACGTCGGCGATGCCGCCGACCTTGCCGTCCTTCACCAGGTCGGCGATCTTCTGCGCGAGGTTGTCGGGGTTGGTCTGGTACGGAAGCTCCGTCACGACCAGGCACTGGCGGTTCTGGATCTCCTCGACCGCCACGACCGCGCGCATCGTGATGGAGCCGCGCCCCGTGCGGTACGCCTCCTCGATGCCCTTGCGGCCCACGACCAGCGCACCGGTGGGGAAGTCGGGGCCCTTGATCCGCTCGATCAGGGCCTCCAGGAGCTCCTCCTGCGAGGCCTCCGGGTTCTCCAGGTACCACTGCGCGCCGGACGCGACCTCGCGCAGGTTGTGCGGCGGGATGTTGGTCGCCATGCCGACCGCGATGCCCGCGGAGCCGTTGACCAGCAGGTTCGGGAAGCGCGCCGGCAGGACCGTCGGCTCCTGGTTGCGGCCGTCGTAGTTGTCCTGGAAGTCGACGGTCTCCTCGTCGATGTCCCGGACCATCTCCATGGACAGCGGCATCATCTTGCACTCGGTGTACCGCATGGCGGCGGCCGGGTCGTTGCCCGGGGAACCGAAGTTGCCGTTGGAGTCCACCAGCGGCATGCGCATCGACCAGGGCTGCGCCAGGCGGACCAGGGCGTCGTAGATCGAGGAGTCGCCGTGCGGGTGGTACGTACCCATGACGTCACCGACGACGCGGGCGCACTTGTAGAAGCCCTTCTCGGGCCGGTAGCCGCCGTCGTACATCGCGTACAGCACCCGGCGGTGGACGGGCTTGAGTCCGTCCCGCACGTCGGGCAGCGCACGCGAGACGATGACGGACATCGCGTAGTCGAGGTAGGAGCGCTGCATCTCCGTCTCGAGCCCGACGGGCTCGACACGCATGCCCACGCCCTCGACGGGCGGAACCTCTTCGGGCGTCACGGGGACGGGGGTGTTCTCGTCGGCCATTGCTGGTCAAAGTCCTTTCGCGCTGCGGCTTGCTTGTACGGCCGACTCAGATGTCGAGGAAGCGGACGTCCTTGGCGTTGCGCTGGATGAACGAGCGCCGCGCCTCGACGTCCTCACCCATCAGCACCGAGAACAGGTCGTCGGCCTGCGCCGCGTCGTCGAGCGTGACCTGGCCGAGCACGCGGTGGTCGACGTCCATCGTCGTGACGCGCAGCTCCTCGGCGTTCATCTCGCCGAGACCCTTGAAGCGCTGGATCGAGTCTTCCCTGATCCGCTTGCCGTTCTGCTTGCCGAGCTCCACGAGGGCGTCGCGCTCACGGTCCGAGTACGCGTACTCGAAGTCGTCCCGGCCCCACTTGATCTTGTACAGCGGGGGGCGCGACAGGTAGACGTGGCCGGCCTCGACCAGCGGGCGCATGAAGCGGAACAGGAACGTCAGCAGCAGGGTGTTGATGTGCTGGCCGTCGACGTCGGCGTCCGCCATCAGGATGATCTTGTGATAGCGGAGCTTCTCGATGTCGAAGTCCTCGTGGACCCCGGTACCGAAGGCCGAGATCAGCGCCTGGACCTCGGTGTTCTGCAGGATCTTGTCGACCCGGGCCTTCTCGACGTTCAGGATCTTGCCGCGGATCGGCAGGATCGCCTGGTACATCGGATTGCGGCCGGACTTGGCCGAGCCGCCTGCGGAGTCACCCTCGACGATGAAGATCTCGCACTTGGTGGGGT is a genomic window of Streptomyces sp. NBC_00708 containing:
- a CDS encoding DUF5324 family protein, whose amino-acid sequence is MTRIDSVRAATDSARDSVQHAADVVAPYADSAKEQAVHYAHEARTLLAPKVSKAAKQARVQYGAHVAPRIELALTHVPPKVDEVAQRAALRTRQAARSAADYTVPRIETARAAAQPVAEEAAARSAAAVAALRGQVTAKQIRKLARKHERRARAGKAFKGLAVTGILVGAGYAVWRWWDKQANPEWLVEPPAPTEVDDRAPLSSVDGSPNASTILDPEVEAKQADAEAGEDGPDVLGGTDRDDRP
- a CDS encoding helix-turn-helix domain-containing protein, whose product is MDAAQQEATARARDLQRSWYGEPLGALFRRLIDDLGLNQARLAAALGLSAPMLSQLMSGQRAKIGNPAVVQRVQALQELAGQVADGSVSAGEATDRMEEIKKSQGGSVLSGTGQTTSSGGAPTVRRVVREIQSLLRSVAAAGDIIDAADSLAPTHPELAEFLKVYGAGRTAEAVAHYESHQS
- a CDS encoding protein kinase, translated to MGEVFAGRYELVDPIGRGGVGAVWRAWDHRRRRYVAAKVLQQSDAHTLLRFVREQALRIEHPHVLAPASWAADDDQVLFTMDLVSGGSLAHVIGDYGPLPPRFVCTLLDQLLSGLSTVHAEGVVHRDIKPANILMEATGRGRPHLRLSDFGISMRKGEPRLTETNYVVGTLGYFAPEQMMGAEPDFPADLFAVGLVALYLLQGTKPDSQDLIENFAAHGTPSAPDGVPEPLWQVIAGLLQPDPQDRFRTATGARKALNAAVEMLPEPSHDEEPVEVFDQIGPLPEGFGPDGPERSGRTPGPHTPDPRPTGQQAPSQASPVIPAPETPAPQPPSPQPTGPQPGGPFAPQPGVQQPQPYPSAPASMSETGSFHLPPPEPAVPAHQAPQTAAPAASYGYPGPAPAGYAAPYADPAHAPAPGPHDQSLTRPYTAPQQGAPFQGVQGVQGSAPAPRTRPGPSPKVAVPVLLVALVCFAVGIWALTQV
- a CDS encoding VWA domain-containing protein; the protein is MGTGHHRGGVRAGTLIGGALFALVAGVLPAPAVTPDAQGAPAAGRSGGNSSLVMVLDSSGSMGDDDGTGRTRMESARAAVSTVVDGLPDGHPTGLRVYGADRPRGCTDTRLVQPVRELDRDALKRAVAGVRPRGDTPIGLSLRRAADDLPEPAGGAIGTRTILLVSDGEDNCGAPAPCEVAEQLGREGLGLRIDTVGFQVKGPAREQLECIAHAGNGRYYDAPDADALARQLQRAAQLSADGYRLKGRRVAGAATADRAPVLAPGQYLDTIGPGEKRYYAVDLDDASTADFAATAVPQPGAAVDAFDALTTRIEHSEHGYCAANTERFLQREGAVPLTAAVARVPSPDGGRDCDGAGRYRLVVERASKKGSDAARWPLELVYGVEKPLADGVTPAQSQAEYGEGGSATLPTGDPREVRGGTGFNDARELGRGVWRDRILPSQTLWYKVPAGWGQQVVYDVEFANEPTVDRPGGTYSYGASRLYTPARHPLGEGGEFRASTMYDGRPAAVRMGGVPVAWTNRYENRSEVQPVHVGGDFYISVTLGAGAAEIAENPEIGVVLRVAVLGEERTGPGDDAPTVAEKPGGNADGADNRGDSAASADSGDAGGAGWAVVAAAGAGAAAMAVVLAVFVYVRGRRGAAARMTRGSA
- a CDS encoding DLW-39 family protein; amino-acid sequence: MKKLLLVALAAIGGLLVYRQIQADRAEQDLWTEATDSVPAGSGV
- a CDS encoding DUF6344 domain-containing protein, with amino-acid sequence MSTFKAKSIWTAFITAFFALLASLGLASSTTAAAETTNTNTEPAATTQEHAPAARATAAGPSVRWTLPRDRALPPTMKQRIRAEAHGSSPATRHLSSDAKNTVNTTGTARTSHGTTAQDASLLPP
- a CDS encoding DUF3566 domain-containing protein, translating into MTDTRGPQPQYEGYATGPLPGEREPAPGQAGPYHPPQAYPSPPGGTQGGGRTYGGQQGMGAAQAARKPRTGARTTPRTRKARLRVAKADPWSVMKVSFLLSIALGICTVVASAVLWMVMDAMGVFSTVGGTISEATGSNEGNGFDLQAFLSLPRVLVFTSVIAVIDVVLATALATLGAFIYNLSAGFVGGVELTLAEDE
- the gyrA gene encoding DNA gyrase subunit A yields the protein MADENTPVPVTPEEVPPVEGVGMRVEPVGLETEMQRSYLDYAMSVIVSRALPDVRDGLKPVHRRVLYAMYDGGYRPEKGFYKCARVVGDVMGTYHPHGDSSIYDALVRLAQPWSMRMPLVDSNGNFGSPGNDPAAAMRYTECKMMPLSMEMVRDIDEETVDFQDNYDGRNQEPTVLPARFPNLLVNGSAGIAVGMATNIPPHNLREVASGAQWYLENPEASQEELLEALIERIKGPDFPTGALVVGRKGIEEAYRTGRGSITMRAVVAVEEIQNRQCLVVTELPYQTNPDNLAQKIADLVKDGKVGGIADVRDETSSRTGQRLVVVLKRDAVAKVVLNNLYKHTDLQSNFGANMLALVDGVPRTLSIDAFIRHWVTHQIEVIVRRTKFRLRKAEERAHILRGLLKALNAIDEVIALIRRSQTVEIAREGLMGLLEIDEIQANAILEMQLRRLAALEHQKITAEHDELQAKINEYNEILASPARQRQIVSEELAAIVDKFGDDRRSKLVPFDGDMSIEDLIAEEDIVVTISRGGYVKRTKTDDYRSQKRGGKGVRGTKLKEDDIVDHFFVSTTHHWLLFFTNKGRVYRAKAYELPDAGRDARGQHVANLLAFQPDEQIAQILAIRDYDAAPYLILATKGGLVKKTALKDYDSPRSGGVIAINLRETADGSDDELIGAELVSSEDDLLLISKKAQSIRFTATDDALRPMGRATSGVKGMSFREGDELLSMNVVRPGTFVFTATDGGYAKRTAVDEYRVQGRGGLGIKAAKIVEDRGSLVGALVVEETDEILAITLGGGVIRTRVNEVRETGRDTMGVQLINLGKRDAVVGIARNAEAGREAAEVDDSVDTDAEGGTTAAATAEATTADAAAGSTVDSNVEDTSSSTGEHEE